The Candidatus Nitrosocosmicus arcticus DNA segment TCTAAAACCGATACGGTTTGTCCACCTAGAGTTGCATGAGCGACCTCAACTACCTTATCAATAGAATTGGGTCCAATAATGCTTGCGTGGGAATTGACTGATCTTACTAGCCCTTCATCAGCTGCCGGCAAGCAACCGGCTATAATCAAAGGTCTATTAGTATTGGTCAAATACTTGATTCGATTGATCATCTTATGTTCAGTCGAATTTTTTACTGAGCAGGTAACTATCAAATTAATACTGGCGTTTTCGGGATTCTCAGCCAATCTAAATCCTCGTTGTTTTAGCTGCCCTGCCATCATTTCTAAATCAGCAAAATTAGCAGAACATCCATACCCTTCAATCCAAAAACTGGGTATTTGTTGATAATTATGGTTTTTGAGGTCATCAGATCCAAAAACGGTTATTTTTCTATTGATTTTTTCAGAAGGATTTTCCGTTCTATTTAAAAGTTTAATGTGGTCAATTAATTGTGGCTTCAATGAAATGAAATTTGACGTGCCATATATTGTTCTGTTGGTTATAATAGAATTCAATATCACTCCTTGGTTGAATCGAATTGAGCAATATACCTTTTCCTCAATTACATGACTAGTAGGATTTTCATATTTGTCATTAGTTAATATATATCTCCCCAGACCGAAAACGTACTTTAGTCATGAATGTTTTCTATAATTCCTATGTAGTGACCAAACAGATCTTTATCATTGCCTATATGACAGGATTTCTTTGGTTAAGAAGAAATCCGCTGTCATTAATATTTACGGCCATTTCTCCATTTTCTTTGTTGTTTATCTTATTTGTGGTAAGTGGTGGCGAATATGTACAGTTTGCCGTCGCTGGGAGTCTGGTTATGGCACTAGTAGGTTATGGATTGGCTTTAGGTCAAGATATATCATTTTACAAAATTGAATACAAAATGCAAGATGTATTTGTGGCTTCTCCAGTTTCTCCAATAACCTATATGCTGGGATTGGCTCTGTCACAATTACTTTACGGGCTGCCAGCACTACTAGTCTTACTATCACTTGCCGTATTTTTTTCAGTTTCTATGAATTTTCTCCCTTTGTTACTGTTAAATGTCTTTCTCATTTGGGGGACTATGTCTTCCATAGGATTTTTTTTGTCTTCTCACATGTTACATATGCGAAACGCCACTCAGCTAATTTCTTTCGTAAATGTTATAATTGCGGTTATACCTCCAGTCTTTTATTCAATAGAAAAACTTCCGGTAGAATTGCAATTCATCTCCTATTTTGTTCCCACTACCCACGCATCATTAATGTTGCAATATTCAATGGGTTTCCCAATTCCTGAGGGTTGGTCTATCTCTTTAGGGTTAATTGTCCAATCCGTTTATTTTGTCTTTTTTATATTGGTGGCAAAGAAAAAGGCGTTGTGGAGAGAAAATTAAGAATAGAAAATTTTATGATGAAGCTCCTGCTCTAGTTTGGTTATTGTTTATTTTGTTCAAAGATTCTTCTAGTCGCTTCGACCAATCTAGTTACATCTTTCTTGTCATTAGCGTTTGAAAAAGATCCCATCTTTCCAGGCAAGAAAAATATGTCATGTTTAGCCATTAGGGCCATATCGTAATTAATCAATAACTCTTTGTCACCGAGTGCTGCATCAACAGCATTCTCAATCCTCTCTGCCCTTTCGCTTAGAAAATGAACCATGAACAAAGAACCCATTCCAGTCACCTGGACTCTTATTCCGAGCTCAACGAATAATTTTGACAATTCTTTTCTTGCCATCTCTCCAAGATTATTGATTTTCTCATATATTTTTGGATTTTTTCTTAATTCTTTTAAAGTATGATATCCAGCTTTCATAGTCAATGGGTTTGCTGAGAATGTGCCTCCACCAATCGAACAATATGAAGATTTATTATTGTCCACAGTTGAATCTGCCATTTTCATTATCTCTTTCTTTCCACAGACTGCTCCAATTGGGAGTCCTCCACCAATAATTTTGCCTAAAGTAAAAAGGTCCGGGTCTAACTTGAATAAATTCATAGCACCATTAAAGGCGAACCTGAATCCAGTAACTATTTCGTCTAGGATGAAGAGACTTCCATTCCTTTTTGCAAACTCTTGTAATCCGAGTAGATATCCGTCTTGGGGCGTGATACATCCAGCTCCACCCAAAACAGGTTCAACAATAACCGCTGCCAGGTCGTCTTTAATAGACTCCAATACTTTGATGGATCTTTCTAAATCGTTAAACTGTAATGATTCAATAAAATGTCCCTCATCTTCAATTAGACCCATGCCTTCATCAGCTTCATATGGATAGTTCACTGATTGCAAGAGGTTCGTATTGAAACCATGCCATCCTCCCTCTACTTTGGCAATTACCCTCTTGCCAGTTGAAGCCCTCGCCAAACGAATTGCATACATAGTCGCTTCTGAACCTGTGCTACAGAATCTTAAATTCTCTGCAAGAGGTATGGCCTTACTAATTTCATTACCTAGTTTCCAACTTGCTTTATTTGCGGTCCCATAGAGAGTACCTTTGCCAATTTGTTTCTTTAACTTCGATGTCACAATTTCTGGAGAATGACCAAGGATAAGAGCCCAATGGCCATTCCAAAAATCCAAATACCTGTTTCCATCAATGTCAAATAAATATTTACCACGTGACTTAATGGTAAAAAAAGGATAAGGTTTAAAATATCGAATGTTATGATTAATTCCTCCCGGAAAAATATCTCTGGATTTGAAATACAAATTCATAGATTCAAATGTTTTACTCTTGTACAAATCCGCATAATCTTCATATTTCATGCCTATTTTACTGTCCATTTGCAGAATCTTTTA contains these protein-coding regions:
- a CDS encoding ABC transporter permease — translated: MTGFLWLRRNPLSLIFTAISPFSLLFILFVVSGGEYVQFAVAGSLVMALVGYGLALGQDISFYKIEYKMQDVFVASPVSPITYMLGLALSQLLYGLPALLVLLSLAVFFSVSMNFLPLLLLNVFLIWGTMSSIGFFLSSHMLHMRNATQLISFVNVIIAVIPPVFYSIEKLPVELQFISYFVPTTHASLMLQYSMGFPIPEGWSISLGLIVQSVYFVFFILVAKKKALWREN
- a CDS encoding aspartate aminotransferase family protein: MDSKIGMKYEDYADLYKSKTFESMNLYFKSRDIFPGGINHNIRYFKPYPFFTIKSRGKYLFDIDGNRYLDFWNGHWALILGHSPEIVTSKLKKQIGKGTLYGTANKASWKLGNEISKAIPLAENLRFCSTGSEATMYAIRLARASTGKRVIAKVEGGWHGFNTNLLQSVNYPYEADEGMGLIEDEGHFIESLQFNDLERSIKVLESIKDDLAAVIVEPVLGGAGCITPQDGYLLGLQEFAKRNGSLFILDEIVTGFRFAFNGAMNLFKLDPDLFTLGKIIGGGLPIGAVCGKKEIMKMADSTVDNNKSSYCSIGGGTFSANPLTMKAGYHTLKELRKNPKIYEKINNLGEMARKELSKLFVELGIRVQVTGMGSLFMVHFLSERAERIENAVDAALGDKELLINYDMALMAKHDIFFLPGKMGSFSNANDKKDVTRLVEATRRIFEQNKQ